From the Pleurocapsa sp. PCC 7319 genome, one window contains:
- a CDS encoding reverse transcriptase domain-containing protein: MLSSAALAPGARIILRDCEWLIRKTLKASAGSRVVIELDIKKCFDRISHSCIMENLIAPKGLKLGIFRCLKAGTNVGFPDQGCPQGGVCSPLLANIALNGIENIHHSIRYADDMLFILKPKNNAEAILNSIQELVMQLMCV; the protein is encoded by the coding sequence ATGCTTAGTTCTGCTGCACTTGCGCCAGGAGCTAGGATTATTTTACGCGATTGTGAATGGTTGATACGTAAAACTCTCAAGGCTTCAGCAGGAAGTAGAGTAGTCATAGAACTCGATATAAAAAAATGCTTCGACAGAATAAGCCACTCCTGTATCATGGAAAACCTAATCGCCCCAAAAGGGCTTAAGCTGGGCATCTTCCGATGCCTTAAAGCGGGAACAAATGTAGGATTTCCAGATCAAGGCTGCCCACAGGGCGGGGTTTGTTCGCCTTTACTAGCAAACATAGCACTCAATGGGATAGAAAACATACATCATTCAATCCGCTATGCGGACGATATGCTGTTTATCTTAAAACCCAAAAATAACGCTGAAGCAATACTAAACAGTATCCAAGAATTGGTGATGCAACTTATGTGTGTTTAA
- a CDS encoding ribbon-helix-helix domain-containing protein has translation MLTSIVPKQERPEEWIYNEKKSAKQFMLTDTASTAIDKLAKELGISRSEVVERAARCGGMDKARCFNPKIGKCEA, from the coding sequence ATGTTGACATCAATAGTGCCAAAACAAGAAAGACCAGAAGAATGGATTTATAACGAAAAAAAATCTGCCAAGCAATTTATGCTGACCGATACTGCCTCAACTGCAATAGACAAGTTAGCGAAAGAATTAGGTATTAGTAGATCTGAGGTGGTGGAAAGAGCAGCAAGATGCGGTGGAATGGACAAAGCAAGATGCTTCAATCCCAAAATCGGGAAATGTGAAGCATGA
- a CDS encoding IS1 family transposase: MAVFIPVLCPDCQSDNIFKHGFSRGKQRYRCENPECKRRTFILNHAHPGRTKEVQQKIVEMAHNGSGV, encoded by the coding sequence ATGGCAGTTTTTATTCCCGTACTTTGCCCTGATTGTCAGTCAGATAATATCTTTAAACATGGATTTTCCAGAGGAAAACAAAGATATCGTTGTGAGAATCCTGAATGTAAGCGTCGGACTTTTATTCTTAATCATGCTCATCCAGGCAGAACCAAAGAAGTACAACAGAAAATAGTCGAAATGGCTCACAATGGAAGCGGGGTGTAA
- a CDS encoding IS66 family transposase, producing MAQLDKNDLVQMNEDYFKSLEKERLVEVAKNLHQLATDLWEKQQQSSENSSQPPSKDNPYGLKVTTEESNPGSESETELGQTELDKRDESSEPEKKQKSKRKPGKQPGGKGFGRQQPLKAEVIIPHYPHKCTACNHDLSESESFRYMGYYVLELEPELFGLRIVTQLHHYYRTTCSCGHCTHAQPGTGLVSVVEGRSKDLQLTEYVLVGAFLATFIASLSVRYRMSRTKIQEFLNDWTNTKLSIGTIDRCIRETGIACVPVVEELVEQLQQADILHLDETHWYESGKLHWLWVAVTTKTAVFHIGSRRKEELSYLVTEAFIGWLISDGYAAYRSYPKRQRCLAHLIRKAIAITGAINQKAAQIGQWILDDLKELIELIAQGSEDNRLIRKRIAGLRRVCHLGKKADHTKLQALAKEIFNDWDAVIALVHHPELPPTNNEAERALRHAVIARQIGFGTRTREGSLAYSSLLSVIETCRLRDINPWITIAEVLALARQGIGPPPFPVGN from the coding sequence ATGGCTCAATTAGATAAAAATGACTTGGTACAGATGAACGAAGACTACTTCAAGTCTCTCGAAAAAGAGAGATTGGTAGAAGTAGCCAAAAATCTACATCAATTAGCCACAGATTTATGGGAAAAGCAACAGCAGAGTTCAGAAAATAGTTCTCAGCCACCATCAAAAGATAATCCTTACGGTTTAAAAGTAACCACAGAAGAATCAAACCCAGGTTCAGAATCTGAAACCGAGTTGGGACAAACTGAGTTGGATAAAAGAGATGAATCTTCAGAACCAGAAAAGAAGCAAAAATCAAAGAGGAAGCCAGGAAAACAACCAGGAGGAAAAGGTTTTGGTCGTCAGCAACCTCTGAAGGCGGAAGTAATCATTCCACACTATCCCCATAAATGTACCGCTTGTAATCATGATTTAAGCGAATCTGAGTCCTTTAGGTATATGGGATATTATGTCCTGGAACTAGAACCAGAATTATTTGGGTTGAGGATCGTCACTCAATTACATCACTACTATCGGACAACTTGCAGTTGTGGTCATTGCACCCATGCCCAACCAGGAACAGGGTTGGTTTCTGTAGTAGAAGGAAGAAGCAAAGATTTACAACTGACAGAGTATGTTTTAGTAGGAGCATTCCTCGCAACTTTCATCGCTTCCTTGAGCGTTCGCTACCGAATGAGTCGTACGAAAATTCAAGAGTTTTTAAATGATTGGACCAATACTAAATTGAGTATCGGAACAATAGATCGATGTATCCGAGAGACTGGAATTGCTTGTGTGCCAGTAGTCGAGGAGTTAGTTGAACAACTGCAACAAGCAGATATTCTACATTTAGACGAAACTCATTGGTATGAGAGTGGAAAACTGCATTGGTTATGGGTTGCTGTGACCACCAAAACCGCCGTATTTCATATCGGCTCTCGTCGGAAAGAAGAATTATCCTATCTAGTCACAGAAGCTTTTATCGGGTGGCTCATCAGTGATGGTTATGCTGCCTATCGTTCTTATCCAAAAAGACAAAGGTGTTTAGCTCACTTGATTCGTAAAGCCATTGCCATAACAGGAGCAATTAATCAAAAAGCTGCTCAAATCGGACAATGGATTTTAGATGACCTCAAAGAATTGATTGAATTGATTGCGCAAGGAAGTGAAGATAATCGTCTGATTCGTAAACGAATCGCTGGCCTCAGAAGAGTTTGTCATCTAGGAAAAAAGGCTGACCATACTAAGTTACAAGCCTTAGCCAAAGAGATTTTCAATGATTGGGATGCCGTAATCGCTTTGGTTCATCATCCTGAATTACCACCCACCAATAATGAGGCTGAAAGGGCATTACGTCATGCTGTGATTGCCCGACAGATTGGATTTGGCACTCGCACCCGCGAGGGAAGTTTGGCTTACAGTTCTTTGTTGAGCGTGATTGAAACCTGTCGTCTGAGAGATATTAATCCTTGGATAACAATCGCGGAGGTTTTGGCTTTGGCTAGACAAGGAATTGGTCCACCACCATTTCCTGTTGGCAATTAA
- a CDS encoding hemolysin XhlA family protein gives MSNIQIESDLKEILNKLDSKLDKLSDDFDHKLDKLDNKIDKLSDDVTDINLRLTKVETKLDEGVMPRLDALSTEIKDIKGSQKAQIWTLIGILITAVGGFIVAVGKVVFFSP, from the coding sequence ATGAGTAATATCCAAATCGAATCTGATCTCAAAGAGATTCTTAATAAGCTCGACAGCAAGCTTGATAAACTCTCTGATGACTTTGACCACAAATTAGACAAGCTTGATAACAAAATCGACAAGCTTTCTGATGACGTTACGGATATCAATCTGAGATTAACCAAGGTCGAAACTAAATTAGATGAAGGTGTTATGCCTCGACTCGATGCACTCAGCACTGAAATTAAAGACATCAAAGGCTCCCAAAAAGCGCAAATTTGGACACTCATTGGCATTTTGATTACTGCTGTCGGTGGTTTTATCGTCGCTGTTGGCAAGGTCGTCTTTTTCAGTCCTTAG